A single genomic interval of Clostridium facile harbors:
- a CDS encoding DEAD/DEAH box helicase family protein, whose amino-acid sequence MNNPIQPVYEVYQTYLTSARQNIQSYQKYLDLAAQLYKHNMHNQVMIYGQHPNATYVASKAVWNKIRRDINHGATAIATIAKRNSIPVIQLIYDISDTDGNDVTDILGADRFILNHEEQQYLLSALKEKHQLDSKDIYHTVLQIADKYRSEGYNDYDRKFVEQSIAYVISKKLQLDPSVIPVVSPLGIKDNKQFVTLGSKINLISRQILDEFEIEIEKIRSVEHVRVSEHQRNQNSSGEPARHEELSTWRDWENNPEEYGEESQLKILGFGDGRDTDRESVPKAGRTQGKGTQDTGTAGKRKSPSQHREYDENRETPEQLAFDGTGNDNRGDLRANLTDKSNLESHSEKGGFSAVQTEIAKAEIEKINNHVSSLNVEYGGAKTKYKANVEAIRLLKTIESENRLATAEEQTILSKYTGWGGIPEPFDARYQNHPKWQTEFKELLEILTPEEYREARATTLNAHYTALPIAALMFRAVEELGFGGGKVLEPSMGIGNFYSVFPSNLKQRSQLYGVEKDSISGRIAKQLYQQATIEVKGYEETSYPDNYFDLAIGNIPFGSFGVFDKRYQNENFKIHDYFIAKTLDQVKPNGLIAFISSKGTLDKANSSVRKYIAQRAELLGAVRLPNSAFQKIAHTEVTTDILFFRKYEQQKVNEPEWIHVGRTEQGVPVNEYYLHHPDHILGTMVFDKSMYGNEKDTSCINDDPDFHLIGTLQQKLKEITEQQTPISTQPITKNVIEETSLQEISQQIEHPEVLPANPEVKNYTYTIVDNVLYYRENNEMFLQTFSGKTLERVKGMCAIREQVMRLIHMQVHDYADHAFQQELATLNQIYDTFVKDNGYLNDKANRRAFQEDSDLPLLLSLENKKEGSYDKAAIFYKPTIQPTEEISAHSAKDALAISIYRRGKLDLAYMAEIYPHSVDDIITELGDQIFFDPAHLISGTMDNRSGYVTAEEYLSGNVKEKLKLAELKVEDYPELHRNVAALKAVQPKRLNISDIHFEIGTSWIPLEYIRKFCYETFHTPMYRREMDGDVSGRIYFHYDKHSTRYTIYNKPLGSSIETTSVYWTERKNAFYLVEDCLNLKQTEVTDRITVLNENGEEREKQVLNPKETQLARAKQEKIQQEFVSWILKDTEKVQRLEDIYNETYNVYVPRSYHGEGLVIDGMANDIALRPHQKNAAMRILLGGNTLLSHEVGSGKTFTMIAGAMLLRQTGLAKKSLFVVPNHLTEQWGKDFLKLFPNANILVATKKDFEMKHRKRFINRIAMGDYDAVIMSYTQFERIPLSTTYKAKLIQEEIDDITAALFQLSNEGRSFSVKRLEAQKVNLETNLKKMMEIGNKDDTLTFEQLGIDRLFVDEFDHYKNCYIYTKIQNVAGLGGTRAEKSFDLLTKIRYLN is encoded by the coding sequence GATACCGATGGCAACGATGTAACAGATATTTTGGGGGCTGACCGCTTCATTCTCAATCATGAGGAACAACAATATCTGTTATCGGCTTTGAAAGAGAAACATCAGTTGGATTCCAAAGATATATACCATACTGTTTTGCAGATAGCGGACAAATATCGATCGGAAGGTTATAACGATTATGACAGGAAATTTGTAGAACAAAGTATCGCCTATGTTATCAGTAAAAAGCTGCAACTTGATCCATCGGTGATCCCGGTTGTAAGTCCTCTGGGGATAAAAGACAACAAACAGTTTGTGACTTTGGGAAGCAAAATAAATCTGATATCCAGACAAATACTAGATGAATTTGAAATAGAAATCGAAAAGATAAGGAGTGTGGAACATGTTAGAGTATCAGAACATCAACGGAATCAGAATTCCTCTGGTGAACCTGCCAGACACGAAGAATTATCCACTTGGAGAGATTGGGAGAACAATCCTGAAGAATATGGAGAAGAATCACAGCTCAAGATATTGGGATTTGGAGATGGAAGGGACACTGATCGAGAAAGTGTACCAAAGGCAGGAAGAACTCAAGGAAAAGGAACACAGGATACTGGAACAGCTGGAAAACGAAAATCCCCGTCCCAACACAGAGAATATGATGAAAATCGTGAGACACCTGAACAGCTTGCATTTGATGGCACGGGAAATGATAACCGAGGAGATCTACGAGCCAATCTAACAGATAAATCAAATTTGGAAAGCCACTCTGAGAAGGGTGGCTTTTCTGCTGTCCAAACGGAAATAGCGAAAGCGGAGATTGAAAAAATAAATAACCATGTTTCCTCTTTAAATGTGGAATACGGCGGTGCTAAGACAAAATACAAAGCCAACGTGGAAGCAATCAGGCTGCTCAAAACAATAGAATCGGAAAACAGGCTGGCAACAGCGGAAGAACAAACCATCCTGTCCAAATACACCGGATGGGGCGGAATCCCGGAACCGTTTGATGCCCGTTATCAAAACCATCCAAAATGGCAAACAGAATTCAAAGAGCTGCTGGAAATCCTGACACCGGAAGAATACAGGGAAGCAAGGGCAACAACCTTGAACGCCCACTACACCGCTTTGCCCATAGCCGCCTTGATGTTCCGTGCGGTTGAGGAATTAGGTTTTGGGGGCGGTAAGGTGTTGGAACCCTCCATGGGGATCGGCAATTTCTATAGCGTGTTTCCTTCCAACCTCAAGCAAAGATCGCAGCTATATGGCGTGGAAAAAGACAGTATTTCCGGCAGAATCGCAAAACAGCTATACCAGCAAGCAACCATTGAGGTAAAAGGATATGAGGAAACCAGCTATCCAGACAACTATTTTGATCTGGCGATTGGAAATATCCCCTTCGGAAGTTTTGGCGTGTTTGATAAACGGTATCAAAATGAAAATTTCAAAATACACGATTATTTTATCGCAAAAACTTTGGATCAAGTAAAGCCCAACGGCTTGATCGCCTTTATTTCCTCAAAAGGAACGCTGGACAAAGCCAATTCATCTGTCCGGAAATATATCGCACAGCGTGCGGAATTATTGGGCGCAGTCCGTTTGCCCAATAGCGCCTTTCAAAAAATCGCCCATACCGAGGTGACAACCGATATCCTATTTTTCCGTAAATACGAACAACAAAAGGTAAATGAACCAGAATGGATCCATGTAGGCAGGACGGAACAGGGCGTGCCGGTCAATGAATATTACCTGCACCATCCAGACCATATACTTGGGACAATGGTATTTGATAAATCCATGTACGGCAATGAGAAAGATACTTCCTGTATCAACGACGATCCTGATTTTCATTTGATTGGTACGCTGCAACAAAAACTAAAGGAGATTACAGAACAACAAACACCAATCTCAACACAGCCAATAACGAAAAATGTTATTGAAGAAACATCACTTCAAGAGATAAGCCAACAGATAGAACACCCAGAGGTGTTGCCCGCCAATCCTGAAGTCAAAAACTACACCTATACCATTGTCGATAACGTCCTCTATTACCGGGAAAATAACGAAATGTTTTTGCAAACTTTTAGTGGAAAAACATTGGAGCGTGTCAAAGGCATGTGCGCCATCCGGGAACAGGTTATGCGGCTGATTCATATGCAAGTCCATGACTACGCAGACCATGCGTTCCAACAGGAACTAGCAACACTCAACCAGATATATGATACCTTTGTAAAGGATAATGGGTACTTGAACGACAAAGCAAACCGGCGGGCATTTCAGGAGGATTCGGATTTGCCTTTGCTTCTGTCATTGGAGAATAAAAAAGAAGGTAGCTACGACAAAGCCGCCATCTTCTATAAACCGACCATACAGCCGACGGAAGAAATTTCTGCTCATTCCGCAAAAGACGCTTTAGCAATATCCATATACCGGCGTGGAAAATTGGATTTGGCATATATGGCGGAAATCTATCCCCATAGCGTGGATGACATTATCACCGAATTGGGAGATCAGATCTTCTTCGATCCAGCCCACTTGATTTCCGGTACCATGGATAACCGATCAGGATATGTGACGGCGGAGGAATATCTCAGCGGAAATGTCAAAGAAAAACTGAAATTGGCGGAATTAAAGGTGGAGGACTACCCGGAACTACATCGGAATGTAGCAGCCTTGAAAGCCGTCCAGCCGAAACGCTTAAACATCTCCGATATCCATTTTGAAATTGGAACCAGCTGGATTCCTTTGGAGTATATCCGGAAATTCTGTTATGAAACCTTCCATACGCCCATGTATCGCCGTGAGATGGATGGCGATGTCAGCGGTCGGATCTATTTTCATTACGATAAACATTCCACACGGTACACCATCTACAACAAGCCGCTGGGTTCCAGTATCGAAACAACATCGGTCTATTGGACAGAAAGAAAAAATGCGTTCTATCTTGTAGAAGACTGCTTAAACCTCAAACAAACAGAAGTAACCGACCGGATCACAGTATTAAATGAAAACGGAGAAGAACGGGAAAAACAGGTACTCAACCCAAAGGAAACACAGTTGGCACGAGCAAAACAAGAAAAAATCCAGCAGGAATTTGTATCCTGGATACTAAAAGACACAGAGAAGGTGCAGAGGCTGGAGGATATCTACAATGAAACCTACAATGTATATGTCCCCAGAAGCTATCACGGTGAAGGGCTTGTCATCGATGGGATGGCAAATGATATCGCATTGCGTCCCCATCAGAAAAACGCCGCTATGCGTATCCTTTTGGGCGGTAATACCCTGCTGTCACACGAAGTGGGAAGCGGAAAAACCTTCACCATGATTGCGGGCGCAATGCTGCTCAGGCAGACTGGTTTGGCGAAAAAATCGCTATTTGTAGTCCCCAACCATCTGACTGAACAGTGGGGCAAGGATTTCCTAAAGCTTTTCCCAAACGCCAATATTCTTGTGGCAACCAAAAAAGATTTTGAAATGAAACACCGGAAACGGTTTATCAACCGGATTGCTATGGGAGACTACGATGCTGTAATCATGAGCTATACCCAATTCGAACGTATTCCGCTTTCTACTACGTACAAAGCAAAACTGATACAAGAAGAGATCGATGATATCACCGCTGCGTTATTCCAATTATCCAACGAAGGACGGAGTTTCAGCGTGAAACGTCTGGAAGCGCAAAAAGTAAATCTGGAGACCAACTTGAAAAAGATGATGGAAATTGGAAATAAGGATGATACGCTTACCTTTGAACAGTTAGGTATCGACCGTTTATTTGTTGATGAGTTTGATCATTATAAAAACTGCTATATCTACACCAAGATACAAAATGTAGCAGGCCTGGGCGGAACACGGGCGGAAAAATCCTTTGACCTGCTTACCAAAATCAGATACCTGAATTAA